The following are from one region of the Phycisphaerales bacterium genome:
- the mutL gene encoding DNA mismatch repair endonuclease MutL: MPAPSTHQAIDTLPEIRALDPLVINQIAAGEVVERPASVVKELVENALDAGATKVRIELEAGGIELVRVADDGCGMSPDQLPMAVAPHATSKITSPDDLDAVATMGFRGEALASIASVSRLRIRSRTRGAREACELRVEGKDVDGPRPAGGAPGTVIEVRNLFFNTPARRKFLRTAQTEKQRCVDAVKGLALARPAIGFTLVCDGHATLDLPADQSAPQRVRSILGQDLAEAMIEAKGLAAETYNVNLWGLVGRPHAARGNAKGQWIVLNGRVIRDASIAHALREAYRGLIEPGRHPVAVLLIDVDPSMVDVNVHPAKAEVRFRDSSAIHAAVHGSVREALAGADLTASLDDVGSFGGGIARPWQPFVPADGAIFRGPQAGDLTQAAREQANRFTEAEVHAVLNRPEPPEARTPGAQVETKDAAPAGIDRAPDGPWMRRAHSIQAMQIRDSYLVAHDEDGVVIIDQHALHERVMFEALRSRVASQGTLESQRLLTPAMIGVADAPEKLEALAPILATLGIDATSAGPTRVAVHAFPSLLFSRGVDPADFMGDLLEKDDLPRDQEDALREVLDMMACKAAVKAGDALSDQELSALLELREKVERSASCPHGRPTSVRLTMRDLEKMFGRR, from the coding sequence ATGCCCGCTCCTTCCACGCACCAGGCCATCGATACGCTGCCCGAGATCCGCGCGCTCGACCCCCTGGTCATCAACCAGATCGCCGCGGGCGAGGTCGTCGAGCGGCCGGCCTCGGTGGTCAAGGAACTCGTCGAGAACGCGCTGGACGCCGGGGCCACGAAGGTGCGCATCGAGCTGGAGGCCGGCGGCATCGAGCTGGTCCGCGTGGCCGACGACGGCTGCGGCATGAGCCCCGACCAGCTTCCGATGGCCGTTGCCCCGCACGCGACCAGCAAGATCACTTCGCCCGACGACCTGGACGCCGTGGCGACGATGGGCTTCCGCGGCGAGGCGCTGGCGAGCATCGCGAGCGTCAGCCGGCTGCGCATCCGCTCGCGCACGCGGGGGGCGCGGGAGGCCTGCGAGCTGCGCGTCGAGGGCAAGGACGTCGACGGGCCTCGTCCCGCCGGCGGCGCTCCGGGCACGGTCATCGAGGTGCGCAACCTGTTCTTCAACACGCCCGCGCGGCGGAAGTTCCTGCGCACCGCCCAGACCGAGAAGCAGCGCTGCGTCGACGCCGTCAAGGGACTCGCCCTCGCCCGCCCGGCCATCGGCTTCACGCTCGTGTGCGACGGGCACGCCACCCTCGACCTGCCGGCGGATCAGAGCGCCCCGCAGCGCGTGCGGTCGATCCTGGGCCAGGACCTGGCCGAGGCGATGATCGAGGCGAAGGGCCTGGCCGCCGAGACGTACAACGTGAACCTCTGGGGCCTGGTCGGCCGCCCGCACGCGGCGCGCGGCAACGCCAAGGGCCAGTGGATCGTGCTGAACGGGCGCGTGATCCGCGACGCGAGCATTGCGCACGCATTGCGAGAGGCCTACCGCGGGCTCATCGAGCCGGGCCGCCACCCCGTCGCCGTGCTGCTGATCGACGTGGACCCCTCGATGGTCGACGTGAACGTGCACCCGGCGAAAGCGGAAGTCCGCTTCCGCGATTCGTCGGCCATCCACGCGGCGGTGCACGGCTCGGTGCGCGAGGCGCTGGCGGGCGCGGACCTGACGGCCTCGCTCGACGACGTCGGGTCCTTCGGTGGCGGCATCGCGCGACCCTGGCAGCCCTTCGTGCCCGCCGACGGCGCCATCTTCCGGGGACCGCAGGCCGGCGACCTGACCCAGGCCGCGCGTGAACAGGCGAACCGATTCACCGAGGCCGAGGTGCACGCGGTCCTGAACCGACCCGAGCCCCCCGAGGCGAGGACGCCCGGAGCGCAGGTCGAAACGAAGGACGCGGCGCCCGCCGGCATCGACCGCGCCCCCGACGGCCCGTGGATGCGCCGGGCCCATTCGATCCAGGCCATGCAGATCCGCGACAGCTACCTCGTTGCCCACGACGAGGACGGCGTGGTCATCATCGACCAGCACGCGCTGCACGAGCGCGTCATGTTCGAGGCGTTGCGCAGCCGCGTCGCCAGCCAGGGAACCCTGGAGAGCCAGCGGCTCCTGACCCCCGCCATGATCGGCGTCGCCGACGCGCCCGAGAAGCTCGAAGCCCTGGCGCCCATCCTGGCAACGCTGGGCATCGACGCCACGAGCGCCGGCCCCACGCGCGTGGCGGTGCACGCCTTCCCGAGCCTCTTGTTCAGCCGAGGCGTCGACCCGGCCGACTTCATGGGCGATCTGTTGGAAAAGGACGACCTGCCCCGCGACCAGGAGGACGCGCTGCGCGAGGTCCTGGACATGATGGCCTGCAAGGCCGCCGTCAAGGCGGGCGACGCCCTGAGCGACCAGGAGCTCAGCGCTTTATTGGAACTCCGCGAGAAGGTCGAACGCAGCGCGAGCTGCCCGCACGGCCGGCCGACCTCGGTGCGGCTGACGATGCGCGACCTGGAGAAGATGTTCGGGCGGAGGTAG
- a CDS encoding flagellin, translating to MQPIGFGSSVNMGLRILGQNQADRNTALERLSTGLRINRGSDDPAGLISSEAISAALSSLEAESRALDRSQAVINTAEGAIAEISGLLIEAEGLAVTAANTAGLSEGERNALQLEMDSILQTIDRLSSGAEFNGQKLLDGTFSVPLGDGSSEQIASLDPSKLGEVYDIEPEVTETGDVIVDPDAVKVTMSALASGGSGSLLENPGLAQRILGRAREQVTAQLGALGALGRHVIAPKLGAIGAQIESLSSARSLIRDADFAEESARLIRGNIRTEATLAAISVGLSNQERVLDLLG from the coding sequence ATGCAACCGATCGGATTTGGCTCGTCGGTCAATATGGGCCTGCGGATCCTGGGACAGAACCAGGCGGATCGCAACACCGCGCTGGAGCGTCTGTCGACCGGCCTGCGGATCAATCGCGGCTCGGACGACCCGGCGGGGTTGATCTCGAGCGAGGCCATCAGCGCCGCACTCTCGTCGCTCGAAGCCGAATCCAGAGCGCTCGATCGAAGCCAGGCGGTAATCAATACCGCTGAGGGCGCCATCGCCGAGATCTCCGGCTTGCTCATCGAGGCCGAGGGCCTGGCGGTGACGGCGGCCAACACCGCCGGCCTGTCCGAAGGCGAGCGAAATGCGCTGCAACTGGAGATGGACTCGATTCTGCAAACGATCGATCGCCTGTCGAGCGGAGCCGAGTTCAACGGACAGAAGCTGTTGGACGGCACGTTCAGTGTGCCGCTCGGGGATGGTTCTTCCGAACAGATCGCGAGCCTCGATCCGTCAAAGCTGGGCGAGGTATACGACATCGAGCCCGAGGTGACCGAGACGGGCGACGTCATCGTCGACCCCGACGCGGTGAAGGTGACCATGTCGGCGCTGGCCTCGGGCGGATCGGGGTCGTTGCTGGAGAATCCCGGGCTGGCCCAGCGCATCCTGGGCCGTGCCCGCGAGCAGGTGACCGCGCAACTCGGGGCACTGGGCGCGCTGGGTCGGCACGTCATCGCGCCAAAGCTGGGCGCGATCGGCGCACAGATCGAATCGCTCTCCTCGGCCCGTTCGTTGATCCGTGACGCGGACTTCGCCGAGGAATCGGCACGGCTGATCCGCGGGAACATCCGGACCGAGGCGACGCTGGCGGCGATCAGCGTGGGGTTATCGAACCAGGAGCGGGTGCTGGATCTACTGGGCTGA
- a CDS encoding 3'(2'),5'-bisphosphate nucleotidase, translated as MPTNANTIDTAAAARAAREAVFQAAAVCRAVQARLDDLRAITKDDKSPVTIADFASQAVVAKVLQQHLGASIVLVGEEGSEYLRQPEHAAHLRAALEAAHEAWPEATEEEFLDAIDAGDAEPTGDHCYWTLDPIDGTKGFLRGQQYAVALAWLDHGVPSVGAMACPNLPTSHDAPLDAVDPHGSIYLSVAGEGTLEAPLHDSKADATRILRKDLAPDEPVSACMSVEKAHSSTDDTARVMALVGPEREPARLDSQCKYAVVARGQADAYLRLPTRKGYVERIWDHAAGSLVATEAGCVVSDVAGMPLDFKHGKGLERNRGIVCAPPSVHERVIRAIKELGLLG; from the coding sequence ATGCCGACCAACGCCAACACCATCGACACCGCCGCCGCCGCGCGGGCCGCCCGCGAGGCGGTCTTCCAGGCCGCCGCCGTCTGCCGGGCCGTGCAGGCCCGCCTGGACGACCTGCGGGCCATCACCAAGGACGACAAGAGCCCGGTGACCATCGCCGACTTTGCCAGCCAGGCGGTCGTGGCCAAGGTCCTCCAGCAGCACCTGGGCGCCTCGATCGTGCTTGTGGGCGAAGAGGGCAGCGAATACCTCCGCCAGCCCGAGCACGCGGCCCACCTGAGGGCCGCCCTCGAGGCTGCCCACGAGGCCTGGCCCGAGGCGACCGAGGAGGAGTTCCTCGATGCCATCGACGCGGGCGATGCCGAGCCCACGGGCGACCACTGCTACTGGACGCTGGACCCCATCGACGGCACGAAGGGCTTCCTGCGCGGCCAGCAGTACGCGGTGGCCCTCGCATGGCTGGACCACGGCGTGCCAAGCGTGGGCGCCATGGCCTGCCCCAACCTGCCTACCTCCCACGATGCGCCCCTGGACGCGGTCGACCCGCACGGCAGCATCTACCTGAGCGTCGCCGGCGAGGGCACGCTCGAGGCGCCGCTGCACGACTCCAAGGCCGACGCCACACGCATCCTGCGCAAGGACCTGGCGCCCGACGAGCCCGTGAGCGCGTGCATGTCGGTCGAGAAGGCCCACAGCAGCACCGACGACACGGCGCGCGTCATGGCGCTCGTCGGCCCCGAGCGCGAGCCGGCCAGGCTCGACAGCCAGTGCAAGTACGCCGTCGTCGCCCGCGGCCAGGCCGACGCCTACCTGCGCCTGCCCACCAGGAAGGGCTACGTCGAGCGCATCTGGGACCACGCCGCCGGCTCGCTGGTGGCCACCGAGGCCGGCTGCGTCGTCAGCGACGTGGCGGGCATGCCCCTGGACTTCAAGCACGGCAAGGGCCTGGAGCGCAACCGCGGCATCGTCTGCGCCCCGCCCAGCGTGCACGAGCGGGTGATCCGGGCGATCAAGGAACTGGGGCTGCTGGGCTGA
- a CDS encoding PP2C family protein-serine/threonine phosphatase, which translates to MSPPLPTAEQSSIDHVELLREASEASSLAEQGYRLLRRMRSMFGAEVFMNFLEEPDRPGWYRVCTAVDLPEGELDPATVIPGGRWGLADEPALHKAPLLDEFARHQRPATLDLSGERRLPTVLGDRQLPEHAVVLPIYRGGRATEWALFLRSSPWDLQDHQLLTLTQLSNMMALAGEREELVERVSALNTRLSHSLESILDAQRSIIPPAPPRVDGLRFAVWYEPSEEVGGDYYDFRDFGDGQFGAVVADVSGHGPPASVAMGMLRSVLLAYRAFGRPASTVVTDVNRVLFESFQGERFVTAIFVGFYPQTGQFVYANAGHHVPRVRRRDGSVEAITGDASPPLGILEHLDTVGAAGMLHPGECMVLYTDGIIEAFDEHGEQFGVERLDEAIKHAEPDPDAIAEAIRVAVGAFSEERVVDDRCVLVVVREG; encoded by the coding sequence GTGAGCCCGCCGCTTCCGACCGCCGAACAGAGTTCCATCGATCACGTGGAGCTCTTGCGCGAGGCCAGCGAGGCCAGTTCGCTGGCCGAGCAGGGCTATCGCCTGCTGCGGCGCATGCGTTCGATGTTCGGCGCCGAAGTATTCATGAATTTCCTCGAGGAGCCGGATCGGCCCGGCTGGTATCGCGTTTGCACCGCGGTAGATCTACCCGAGGGTGAGCTGGATCCCGCCACGGTCATCCCCGGTGGACGATGGGGACTGGCGGACGAGCCCGCGCTCCACAAGGCGCCCTTGCTGGACGAGTTTGCCCGCCACCAGCGTCCGGCCACGCTCGACCTGTCCGGCGAGCGTCGCCTGCCGACCGTGCTGGGCGATCGGCAGTTGCCAGAGCACGCGGTGGTCCTGCCGATCTACCGAGGCGGGCGCGCCACCGAATGGGCCTTGTTCCTTCGCTCTTCACCGTGGGACCTTCAAGACCATCAACTGCTGACACTGACCCAGCTCTCGAACATGATGGCCCTCGCCGGCGAGCGTGAGGAACTCGTCGAGCGCGTCTCGGCATTGAACACCCGTCTCAGCCATTCGCTCGAGTCGATCCTGGACGCCCAGCGATCGATCATTCCGCCGGCCCCGCCGCGGGTCGATGGTTTGCGATTCGCCGTGTGGTACGAGCCCAGCGAGGAAGTGGGCGGAGACTACTACGACTTCCGCGACTTCGGCGACGGGCAGTTCGGCGCCGTGGTGGCCGACGTCTCGGGCCACGGCCCGCCCGCGTCGGTGGCGATGGGCATGCTGCGAAGCGTGCTGCTGGCGTATCGCGCATTTGGCAGGCCCGCCAGCACGGTGGTGACCGACGTCAACCGCGTGCTGTTCGAGAGCTTCCAGGGCGAACGCTTCGTGACGGCGATCTTCGTGGGCTTCTATCCGCAGACGGGCCAGTTCGTGTATGCCAATGCCGGCCATCACGTGCCGCGGGTGCGCCGGCGCGATGGCTCGGTCGAGGCCATCACCGGCGACGCCAGCCCGCCGCTGGGCATCCTCGAGCACCTCGACACGGTTGGCGCCGCGGGCATGCTGCACCCCGGCGAGTGCATGGTGCTCTACACCGACGGCATCATCGAGGCCTTCGACGAGCACGGCGAGCAGTTCGGCGTCGAGCGCCTCGACGAGGCCATCAAGCACGCCGAGCCCGACCCCGACGCCATCGCCGAGGCCATCCGCGTCGCGGTGGGGGCCTTCAGCGAGGAACGCGTGGTCGATGATCGGTGCGTGCTGGTGGTGGTGCGCGAGGGCTGA
- the nusB gene encoding transcription antitermination factor NusB has product MTSTQRVRIAAFQLLYGLDAVGAPDEPEESVLSSLRDSVSEESEELEPRELRQAEKLALAAFAGRRGADALFEELSPGWPASRQPAVDRAILRLAYHEMVSQKTPPKVAIDEAVDMARQFSTEKSPSFVNALLDAAMRRLAGQPTDTVEPNAC; this is encoded by the coding sequence ATGACGTCGACCCAGCGAGTCCGCATCGCCGCGTTCCAGTTGTTGTACGGGCTCGACGCCGTCGGGGCGCCCGATGAGCCCGAAGAGTCAGTGCTTTCGTCGCTGCGAGATTCGGTGAGTGAGGAGAGCGAGGAACTCGAGCCCCGCGAACTGCGGCAAGCTGAGAAGCTGGCGCTCGCCGCCTTTGCCGGGCGACGCGGCGCCGACGCCTTGTTCGAAGAGCTCAGCCCGGGCTGGCCCGCCTCGCGTCAGCCGGCGGTGGATCGAGCCATCCTGCGATTGGCGTACCACGAAATGGTGTCTCAGAAGACGCCGCCGAAGGTGGCCATCGACGAAGCGGTCGACATGGCCCGCCAGTTCAGCACCGAGAAGAGCCCGAGCTTCGTCAATGCGCTCCTCGACGCGGCCATGCGTCGCCTTGCCGGTCAGCCGACCGATACGGTGGAGCCCAACGCGTGCTGA
- a CDS encoding GC-type dockerin domain-anchored protein has translation MDDRFLFIGNPGEPTLCPDPFDCGTGALHVFELDGDGLWQRTQHIVPPDITVGSGFGGSFSRDGDRLLVGAGGAVVNGEPAGKSYLYEHDGEQWREVFQFRPSEPTLRQGFGGVVALENDTAILRQYRPLQQLLIYEKSTDGWHLAQTIPSPLPRSAEFGLDFLLSGEWLFVGAPADETEMFLGGSLFVYRRSAEDEFEFDQRIVPPDVSEPIDSGPLFGGGILYNGHTLAIGGGLADRSFVDQGVVYLYEHDGTEWILSQEITHEPAGQGHRFSPLDMSGGLLTAATVDETSGSVNGASYIFSRDPDGTWSQAARIDAAGRTGGFGIDTVTNGSHVAIGAGDAVFGGFSVGLVHAYDLGCLICEADLDLDGSLTIFDFLVFANLFQDGRSEADFDGDGELTIFDFLAFQNAFQAGCP, from the coding sequence ATGGACGACCGGTTCCTCTTCATCGGCAACCCTGGCGAGCCCACACTCTGCCCGGATCCGTTCGACTGCGGTACCGGCGCGCTGCACGTGTTTGAGCTCGATGGCGACGGCTTGTGGCAACGCACGCAGCACATCGTGCCGCCGGACATCACGGTTGGCTCGGGGTTCGGTGGATCGTTCAGCCGCGATGGCGATCGGTTGCTCGTGGGTGCTGGCGGGGCCGTTGTCAATGGTGAGCCGGCTGGCAAGTCGTATCTCTATGAGCACGACGGGGAGCAATGGCGAGAAGTCTTTCAGTTTCGCCCGAGCGAACCAACGTTACGACAGGGCTTTGGGGGCGTGGTGGCGCTGGAGAACGACACAGCGATCCTGCGCCAGTATCGCCCGTTACAGCAACTGCTTATTTATGAGAAGTCCACCGATGGCTGGCATCTGGCGCAGACGATTCCATCGCCCCTCCCTCGATCAGCAGAATTTGGTCTCGATTTCCTGCTGAGTGGCGAGTGGCTGTTTGTTGGAGCGCCAGCTGACGAGACTGAAATGTTCCTTGGCGGATCACTCTTTGTGTACCGGCGCTCGGCCGAAGATGAGTTTGAATTCGACCAGCGAATCGTGCCGCCCGATGTTTCGGAGCCCATCGATTCTGGGCCGTTGTTCGGCGGCGGCATCCTCTACAACGGCCACACTCTCGCAATCGGGGGGGGGCTCGCCGATCGATCGTTTGTCGATCAGGGTGTCGTGTATCTCTACGAGCACGATGGGACGGAATGGATATTGTCGCAAGAGATCACGCATGAACCGGCTGGCCAGGGCCATCGGTTTTCTCCTCTTGACATGAGTGGCGGCCTGCTAACCGCAGCCACAGTTGACGAGACATCTGGCTCCGTCAACGGCGCTTCATACATATTCAGTCGCGACCCGGATGGCACGTGGAGTCAGGCCGCACGCATCGATGCCGCCGGCCGTACGGGCGGCTTCGGCATCGATACGGTGACCAATGGATCCCATGTTGCAATCGGAGCCGGCGACGCAGTCTTCGGCGGCTTCTCCGTCGGCCTCGTCCACGCCTACGACCTCGGCTGCCTCATCTGCGAGGCAGACCTCGACCTCGACGGCTCGCTCACGATCTTCGACTTCCTCGTCTTCGCCAACCTCTTCCAGGACGGGAGGAGCGAGGCCGACTTCGACGGCGACGGCGAGCTGACGATCTTCGACTTTCTGGCCTTTCAGAACGCCTTCCAGGCCGGCTGCCCATGA
- the ftsY gene encoding signal recognition particle-docking protein FtsY, producing the protein MLKSLGRKIKDSLKRTRSVLIDPLRDLVRGRKLDESLIKEIEAVLLRADVGVKATRRLIDGLRADVKAGKLEKGEDAIGFLKKSVSAMWPPEDLSIAYADQGPTVLLVTGVNGVGKTTTIAKLCHALREDGKTVLLGACDTFRAGAVRQLEVWAERIGVDVVRGQQGGDPAAVAFDACAAGASRGVDVVILDTAGRLQTQESLMRQLGKIAKVAGKSIEGAPHETLLVLDATSGQNAVAQAEHFAEAVPLSGLVITKLDGTAKGGVVIAVREACGVPVKFIGVGETAEDLQPFDPSAFVEGLFGPAAEPA; encoded by the coding sequence GTGCTGAAGTCGCTGGGCCGCAAGATCAAGGACTCGCTCAAGCGCACGCGGTCGGTGCTCATCGACCCCCTGCGCGACCTGGTGCGCGGCCGCAAGCTCGACGAGTCGCTGATCAAGGAGATCGAGGCCGTCCTGCTGCGTGCCGACGTGGGCGTGAAGGCCACGCGTCGCCTCATCGATGGACTCCGCGCCGACGTCAAGGCCGGCAAGCTCGAGAAGGGCGAGGACGCCATCGGTTTTCTCAAGAAGAGCGTCTCGGCGATGTGGCCGCCGGAAGACCTGAGCATCGCGTACGCCGACCAGGGGCCCACCGTGCTGCTGGTCACGGGCGTCAACGGCGTGGGCAAGACGACCACCATCGCCAAGCTGTGCCACGCGTTGCGTGAAGATGGCAAGACCGTGCTGCTGGGCGCATGCGATACGTTCCGGGCCGGGGCCGTGCGGCAGCTCGAAGTCTGGGCCGAACGCATCGGCGTGGACGTGGTGCGCGGCCAGCAGGGCGGCGACCCGGCGGCCGTCGCGTTCGACGCGTGCGCAGCCGGGGCGTCGCGGGGGGTCGACGTCGTCATCCTCGACACCGCCGGACGCTTGCAGACCCAGGAATCGCTCATGCGGCAGCTCGGCAAGATCGCCAAGGTCGCCGGCAAGAGCATCGAGGGTGCGCCGCACGAGACGCTGCTGGTGCTCGACGCCACTAGCGGCCAGAATGCCGTCGCCCAGGCCGAGCACTTTGCTGAAGCGGTGCCGTTATCGGGACTGGTGATCACCAAGCTCGATGGGACGGCCAAGGGCGGCGTGGTCATCGCCGTGCGCGAGGCCTGTGGCGTGCCCGTGAAGTTCATCGGCGTGGGCGAGACCGCCGAGGACCTCCAGCCCTTCGACCCCAGCGCATTCGTCGAAGGCCTTTTTGGCCCAGCCGCTGAACCGGCCTGA
- a CDS encoding helix-turn-helix domain-containing protein, whose translation MTQKQTDRCAPAQPATDPANDPANDPASEPTNSPTGEPATYTLKQAAAMVGLTPDAWASWQKRGLLPRGTIGRGGEHNRPVRLFTQAEVDAARAAVERTEPATPEHTISYNEVVDMLGISKSRMYEMIKSGRFPPGRWTAPDKATGTGGRRKMFSPAEVDQARAALAAFMNQGPTIDGEPAVTLQEAAQRIGLSRTQWYAWQKKGWVPMGTPRTWPGSMGKEQVYTRAQIDALEASLQRGEHPGAGHVATERHTITHQEAARLAGVGVHAWHELSQRGQLPEGRWTPNPKGTGKGGLRKLYTPEDVEALKRAMARLEAERRPTIDGRPALTVLEACEKINISRPLWYLWDRKGWLPEAHKAARDASGKSINLYTPEQIDELKASIDRGEHPGAQGRGTAEHTITRAKAAKMLGITVSMWSTWEKEGLVPRGVQPPLSPTLGTGGSRHVWTPAQVEEVRAKATELGILEPPATPEHTLTRADAAALVGISEATWTYWCRRGVVPRGCWRTNPKGSGHGGLRRMHSHEEVRQARAALDAIGFGHAEDATDAHTVSQAEAARLLGIETGSVPKWEKRGLLPRGAWGRRGKRGSLQKLYTPQQVEEARRAAIAQGVRCFAKATSEHTHTRQQAARFIGVPFSTWSHWEHQGRTPVGAWGRAPDGKSRCKMYTLAELEAFAEELEKLHKPYADPDRPGVVRVPIRTGKGRMEALIDSGDLHLVEGKNWNLSERADGSPTAGAVVLSTMTGRMKPLKQFITGVSGRSCCVRHANGDFLDCRRENLVVLDLAQRSHGNRKIKVRAGYETTSRYKGVCWDEDRGKWLAQISKEGVHRHLGRFDDEIDAADAYDNAARELFGEHAFLNFDGIVDRTEEEPKSAA comes from the coding sequence ATGACCCAGAAGCAGACCGATCGATGCGCCCCCGCCCAGCCCGCCACGGACCCGGCCAACGACCCGGCCAATGACCCGGCCAGCGAACCGACCAACTCGCCCACCGGCGAGCCGGCGACCTACACGCTCAAGCAGGCCGCGGCGATGGTCGGCCTGACGCCCGACGCGTGGGCGAGCTGGCAGAAGCGCGGGCTGCTGCCCAGGGGCACGATCGGCCGAGGCGGCGAGCACAACCGCCCGGTCCGGCTCTTTACGCAGGCCGAGGTCGACGCCGCCCGCGCGGCCGTGGAGCGAACGGAGCCGGCCACGCCCGAGCACACGATCTCGTACAACGAGGTCGTCGACATGCTGGGCATCTCCAAGTCGCGCATGTACGAGATGATCAAGAGCGGCCGCTTCCCCCCCGGCCGCTGGACGGCGCCCGACAAGGCCACCGGCACGGGCGGGCGCCGCAAGATGTTCAGCCCTGCCGAGGTCGACCAGGCCCGCGCGGCGCTGGCCGCGTTCATGAACCAGGGGCCCACGATCGATGGCGAGCCGGCCGTGACGCTGCAAGAGGCCGCCCAGCGCATCGGCCTCTCGCGCACGCAGTGGTACGCCTGGCAGAAGAAGGGCTGGGTTCCCATGGGCACGCCCCGCACGTGGCCGGGCTCCATGGGCAAGGAGCAGGTGTACACCCGGGCCCAGATCGACGCCCTGGAGGCGTCGCTGCAACGCGGCGAGCACCCGGGCGCCGGCCACGTCGCGACCGAGCGGCACACGATCACCCACCAGGAGGCGGCGCGCCTGGCGGGCGTGGGCGTCCACGCGTGGCACGAGCTGAGCCAGCGCGGGCAGCTGCCCGAGGGGCGCTGGACGCCCAACCCCAAGGGAACCGGCAAGGGCGGCCTGCGCAAGCTGTACACGCCCGAGGACGTCGAGGCCCTCAAGCGGGCCATGGCAAGGCTCGAGGCCGAGCGGCGGCCGACCATCGACGGCAGGCCGGCCCTGACCGTGCTGGAGGCCTGCGAGAAGATCAACATCTCACGCCCGCTGTGGTACCTGTGGGATCGCAAGGGCTGGCTGCCCGAGGCCCACAAGGCCGCCCGCGACGCCAGCGGCAAGAGCATCAACCTCTACACGCCCGAGCAGATCGACGAGCTCAAGGCCTCGATCGACCGGGGCGAGCACCCGGGCGCGCAGGGGCGCGGCACGGCCGAGCACACCATCACCCGCGCCAAGGCGGCGAAGATGCTGGGCATCACCGTGTCGATGTGGTCGACCTGGGAGAAGGAGGGGCTGGTGCCTAGGGGCGTGCAGCCGCCGCTGTCTCCCACGCTGGGCACCGGCGGCAGCAGGCACGTGTGGACGCCCGCGCAGGTCGAAGAAGTGCGCGCGAAGGCGACCGAGCTCGGCATCCTCGAGCCCCCCGCCACGCCCGAGCACACGCTGACGCGCGCCGACGCCGCCGCGCTCGTGGGCATCTCCGAGGCCACGTGGACGTACTGGTGCCGGCGGGGCGTGGTCCCGCGCGGGTGCTGGCGCACGAACCCCAAGGGCTCGGGCCACGGCGGGCTGCGGCGGATGCATTCGCACGAGGAAGTACGACAGGCCCGGGCGGCGCTGGACGCCATCGGCTTCGGCCACGCCGAGGACGCCACCGACGCGCACACCGTGAGTCAGGCCGAGGCGGCCAGGCTGCTGGGCATCGAGACCGGATCGGTGCCCAAGTGGGAGAAGCGGGGCCTCTTGCCCAGGGGCGCATGGGGCCGGCGCGGCAAGCGCGGCTCGCTGCAGAAGCTCTACACGCCCCAGCAGGTCGAGGAGGCCCGCAGGGCGGCGATCGCGCAGGGCGTCCGCTGCTTCGCCAAGGCGACGAGCGAGCACACCCACACCCGCCAGCAGGCGGCGCGGTTCATCGGCGTGCCGTTTTCCACGTGGTCGCACTGGGAGCACCAGGGCCGCACGCCGGTGGGCGCGTGGGGACGTGCCCCCGACGGCAAGAGCCGCTGCAAGATGTACACGCTCGCCGAGCTCGAGGCGTTCGCCGAGGAACTGGAGAAGCTGCACAAGCCCTACGCCGACCCGGATCGACCGGGCGTGGTCCGCGTGCCGATCCGCACCGGCAAGGGACGGATGGAGGCGCTCATCGATTCGGGCGACCTGCATCTGGTCGAGGGCAAGAACTGGAACCTCTCCGAGCGGGCCGACGGGTCTCCAACCGCGGGCGCGGTCGTCCTGTCGACCATGACCGGGCGGATGAAGCCGCTCAAGCAGTTCATCACTGGCGTCAGCGGCCGGAGTTGCTGCGTCCGCCACGCCAACGGCGACTTCCTGGACTGCCGGCGCGAGAACCTGGTCGTGCTGGACCTCGCCCAGAGGTCGCACGGGAACCGGAAGATCAAGGTGCGGGCCGGCTACGAGACGACGTCAAGGTACAAGGGCGTGTGTTGGGACGAAGATCGCGGAAAGTGGCTGGCCCAGATCAGCAAGGAGGGCGTGCACCGGCACCTGGGCCGCTTCGACGACGAGATCGACGCCGCCGACGCCTACGACAACGCCGCGCGCGAGCTCTTCGGCGAGCACGCGTTCCTGAACTTCGACGGCATCGTGGACCGGACCGAGGAGGAGCCCAAGTCCGCCGCGTAG